In Microbacterium terrisoli, the genomic stretch CACGATCCGAAGCCAGAGCGCGCCCTGCGTGCCGCCGCCCACCGCGACGATGCGCCGGATGTCGGCGCCCGCGGCGCGCATCGTCTCAACGTTGTGGCGCACGCCGAGGGCGGTCGCCTCCAGCGCCGCACGATAGAGGTCGCCGCGCGTGTGGGTGAGGGTGAGACCCGCGATCACACCGCGGGCATCGGGGTCGAGGATCGGGGTGCGCTCGCCGGCGAAGTACGGCAGCATCACGAGGCCGTGCGCACCGGGCCCGGATGCTTCGGCCTCGGCCAGCAGCGTCGGGTAATCGGCCTCGGTGAGATCTTTCAGCCATGCCGTGATGGCACCCGACGTGGCCAGCCCCCCGGCGAGGTTGCGCGTGCCCGCGAAGGCGCCGACGGTGGTCCACATAGACGGCGTGCGCAGGGTGCTCTCATCGGTCGCGATGAGGAACATCGTCGTGCCGTACATGAGCATCAGGTCGCCGGATCCGTGCGCACCCACACTGACCGCCTCGCTCCACGCATCGATCGTGCCGGCGATCACGGGCGTGCCCGTCGCGATGCCGGTGACGTGTGCGGCAGCGTCGGTCACGGCACCCGCGATGTCACCGGCCCACAGCAGCCTCGGCCGCTCAATGCCCGTGGCATATCGGTCCCACCATGGCTCGTGCCAGCCCCCGTTCTCGACGTCGTAGAGGGGAGAGGTCTGGCTGGCCGATTGGTGATCGAGCACGTACTCACCGGTGAGCTTCAGCGCGAGGAACGATGCCGGCATGAACAGTCGCCGTGCGCGCGCCGCGGCATCCGGCTCGTGGTCGAAGACCCAGGCGATCTTGGGTCCCGCCGCCTGGGACGTGAGTCGTGAACCGCCGATGCGGGTGATCTCGTCTTCGCCGAGCTCGGCGGTCATGCGGGCGATCTCGTCGCCCGAACGGGTGTCGACGCCGTACAGGATCGCGGGCCGTACCGGCAGATCGCGGTCATCGGCCAGCAGAACGCACGGCCCCATGCCGCTCACACCGACGGCTGCGACCTCAGCCTCGGGGCGCTGCCCGAGCAGGTCGCGGGCGAGGGCGGCGAACTCGTCCCACCAGATCTCGCCGTCCATCTCGACCCAGCCCGGGCGCGGGCGCTGCACGTCATGCGCGACGACGGCTGTGGCGACGATGCCACCGTGCTCGTCGACGAGCACGCCCTTGCTCGTGGACGTGCCGACGTCGACACCGAGCGTGCACCGCATCGTGACCTCCTGGACCGATCCTCGTCTGCGCCGGATCGCCGATCACGCTACACGAAATCGATTTCATGCACAATCGACGAAACAGAGGGGACCGGGCGCACCGGGCTCAGATCGCGCGTGCGACGGTTGCCGGCTGGACCTCGTTGCGCAAGACGACGGTGCGCGCCGGCTGGTGGTCGCCGCCGATCCGCTCGAGCAACAGCGTGGCGGCGGTCACGCCCATGTGCCGCGCCGGCAGGCGGACGATCGTGACCAGGCTCGGTGACAGCGTCGTGAACGGCAGCGAGCCGACCACTGCCACACCCAGTTCGGGCGGGGTGAGGCCGTGCTCAGTGAGCACCTGGATCGCTCCCACGCCGATGAGGTTGTTGCCGGCCACGACGGCGTCGGGCGGCGCGGGCAGTCGCAGCAGTTCTTCCATCGCCTCACGTCCGCCGTCCACCTGGAACGTCGAGAAGCGCAGCAGCTCGTCGGCGTCGCCGTCGAGCCCTTCGCGAGCGAGCACCGCCCGCCACCCCTGCGCGCGCTCCTGCGCCGTCTCGATGTGCGCAGGACCGGCGATGAAGGCGATGCGGCGATAGCCCGCCTGCAGCAGACTCTCGGTCGCAGCCTGGCCGGCCGTCCGGTTGGCCATGACGACACCGTCGATGTCGTATCCGGTGCCGCGGTCGACCGCGACGACAGGCCGCCCGGTCGCGATGATGTCGTCGAGGTTCGTGTGATCGGCGGCTGCGGCGAGGATCACCCCGGCCATGTGTTCGGCGATGGCGATCTGCAGATATCGCGCTTCTTTCTCTGTCTGTGCGTCCGTGTTGCACAGCACGACGGAGTAGCCGGCCTTCTGCGCGACGTCCTCGACACCTCGAGCGAGCTCGGTGAAATACGGGTTCTCGATGTCGGGGATCACCAGCGCGATGACCTCGGACTCCTGTCGGCGTAACGACCGCGCCGTGCGATTCGGACTGAACTTCAGCTGCCGCGCGGCATCGCGCACGGCAGTGACCTTCTCGGCGGAAACCCCCATGCCGTTGAACACCCGAGAGACCGTCGCGGGCGAGACGCCGGCGAGTTTCGCGACCTCGTAGATCGTGGCCATGGTCCCCCGCCTATGCAGTTCTGCGCCCGTTGACAGCGCATCCCGTCCAGAATACAGTGATGAAATCGATTGCAACAGTGGGTCGTCCAATACGGCTCACAAACAGATCCGAGGGAGCCGACCGCCGCCCTCGATGAAAGAAGAGTGCTCGCCATGACGACGATGTCGCCCGGTCTCCCTTCGCTGAGTGCCCTGAGCTCGGCGCAGACCCGATCCATCTCCCCGGAGAACTTCGACGGCTCGG encodes the following:
- a CDS encoding FGGY-family carbohydrate kinase; protein product: MRCTLGVDVGTSTSKGVLVDEHGGIVATAVVAHDVQRPRPGWVEMDGEIWWDEFAALARDLLGQRPEAEVAAVGVSGMGPCVLLADDRDLPVRPAILYGVDTRSGDEIARMTAELGEDEITRIGGSRLTSQAAGPKIAWVFDHEPDAAARARRLFMPASFLALKLTGEYVLDHQSASQTSPLYDVENGGWHEPWWDRYATGIERPRLLWAGDIAGAVTDAAAHVTGIATGTPVIAGTIDAWSEAVSVGAHGSGDLMLMYGTTMFLIATDESTLRTPSMWTTVGAFAGTRNLAGGLATSGAITAWLKDLTEADYPTLLAEAEASGPGAHGLVMLPYFAGERTPILDPDARGVIAGLTLTHTRGDLYRAALEATALGVRHNVETMRAAGADIRRIVAVGGGTQGALWLRIVSDATGLTQQVPRTTIGASYGAAFLAATAIAESDATPSIAEWNPVAETIVPDPEASRVYDALFDRYLRLYAGTKDVMHELAAQQRGVA
- a CDS encoding LacI family DNA-binding transcriptional regulator — translated: MATIYEVAKLAGVSPATVSRVFNGMGVSAEKVTAVRDAARQLKFSPNRTARSLRRQESEVIALVIPDIENPYFTELARGVEDVAQKAGYSVVLCNTDAQTEKEARYLQIAIAEHMAGVILAAAADHTNLDDIIATGRPVVAVDRGTGYDIDGVVMANRTAGQAATESLLQAGYRRIAFIAGPAHIETAQERAQGWRAVLAREGLDGDADELLRFSTFQVDGGREAMEELLRLPAPPDAVVAGNNLIGVGAIQVLTEHGLTPPELGVAVVGSLPFTTLSPSLVTIVRLPARHMGVTAATLLLERIGGDHQPARTVVLRNEVQPATVARAI